One genomic segment of Paenibacillus sp. FSL H8-0332 includes these proteins:
- the arsC gene encoding arsenate reductase (thioredoxin) encodes MDKKSIYFLCTGNSCRSQMAEGWAKKYLSEEWNVYSAGIEAHGLNPKAVQAMSEVGIDISAQTSDIIDPQLLNNADLVITLCGDAADKCPITPPQVKREHWGFDDPAKAQGTDEEKWAVFQRVRDQVGERIKQFADTGE; translated from the coding sequence ATGGATAAGAAAAGCATTTACTTTTTGTGCACAGGAAACTCCTGCCGGAGCCAGATGGCCGAAGGCTGGGCTAAGAAATATTTGAGCGAGGAATGGAATGTGTACAGTGCCGGCATAGAGGCTCACGGTCTGAATCCGAAAGCCGTTCAGGCAATGAGCGAAGTAGGGATTGACATCTCAGCTCAAACGTCGGATATCATTGATCCGCAGCTGCTTAATAACGCTGATCTTGTGATTACATTGTGTGGAGATGCCGCAGATAAATGTCCAATTACTCCGCCTCAAGTGAAACGTGAGCACTGGGGATTTGATGATCCGGCAAAAGCGCAAGGAACAGATGAAGAGAAGTGGGCAGTCTTCCAGCGGGTTCGTGACCAAGTGGGCGAGCGCATCAAGCAATTCGCTGATACAGGTGAATAA
- a CDS encoding FAD-dependent oxidoreductase, with protein sequence MDILQKTLDAVVIGGGQAGLASGYYLQEAGLDFTILEAEAQPAGSWPQYYDSLKLFSPARYSSLPGYPFPKAPNEYPLRDEVITYLRQYAEKFKLPIMVNQKVSSFLRV encoded by the coding sequence GTGGATATATTGCAGAAGACCCTAGACGCAGTGGTTATCGGAGGGGGGCAGGCAGGGCTCGCATCAGGTTACTATTTGCAAGAGGCCGGTCTGGATTTTACGATTCTGGAAGCTGAAGCCCAGCCCGCGGGATCATGGCCGCAATATTATGATAGTTTGAAATTGTTTTCTCCCGCCCGGTATTCGTCATTGCCAGGATACCCTTTTCCAAAAGCTCCAAATGAGTATCCGCTGCGCGATGAGGTCATTACTTATTTACGTCAATATGCGGAGAAATTCAAACTCCCGATAATGGTAAACCAAAAAGTTTCTTCATTCCTCCGAGTATAA
- a CDS encoding AMP-binding protein has protein sequence MKEPANILAATELIIRNEGSVLLINGDTPIESVLRQAEDAGCTGLLTDAGGSAVFHPLHSRLDRMNGEPSLLQFSSGTTGAPKLVERSWSHVQMEIEAYNKMLPCSGEDQPIILVPVSHSFGFITGTLSALKRGVKPVIVTDKNPKFALHLMQQHDRHVVYAVPFLFQILLSLMREKVLLRKMVSSGSPMSAELLNRLGGAGVEVIQQYGCSEAGCISLGDRPSDSTDAGMLLEHMAMERAGTRDQPDEIIIATGGRRIHTGDMGYWSGGRLHVQCRMDDLINVSGLKVAPSEVEDVIRRLDGVQEAVVHKAPHPVWGEAVKARIVRKGDALSQEEVKRWCARFLPAYKVPGFIAFTEDIPKTSTGKVMRKQLVEEEYGIHG, from the coding sequence ATGAAGGAACCGGCGAATATTCTGGCCGCCACGGAGCTGATTATCAGGAATGAGGGTTCGGTGCTTCTGATCAACGGCGATACCCCGATTGAAAGCGTTCTCCGGCAAGCCGAAGACGCAGGCTGTACGGGTCTGCTGACCGACGCAGGAGGCAGCGCCGTCTTTCACCCTCTACACTCACGCCTGGATCGGATGAATGGGGAGCCGTCCTTGCTTCAATTCAGCTCCGGCACGACCGGCGCTCCCAAGCTAGTTGAACGGTCTTGGTCTCATGTGCAAATGGAAATCGAGGCCTACAACAAGATGCTGCCCTGCAGCGGGGAGGATCAACCAATCATTCTGGTGCCCGTGTCTCATTCCTTCGGATTCATCACAGGTACGCTTTCCGCACTTAAGCGCGGAGTCAAGCCGGTTATCGTGACGGACAAGAACCCCAAGTTCGCCCTGCATCTCATGCAGCAGCATGATCGCCATGTGGTGTATGCGGTGCCCTTCCTCTTTCAAATTCTGCTCAGCCTGATGAGAGAGAAGGTGCTGCTTAGAAAGATGGTATCCTCTGGCTCCCCGATGTCTGCAGAACTGCTGAACAGGCTTGGGGGTGCAGGTGTGGAGGTGATCCAGCAATACGGGTGCTCTGAGGCGGGCTGCATCTCGCTTGGCGACCGACCCTCCGATTCTACGGATGCCGGGATGCTTCTGGAGCATATGGCAATGGAAAGGGCCGGAACCCGGGATCAGCCGGATGAAATAATCATTGCCACAGGCGGACGCCGGATTCATACCGGAGATATGGGATATTGGTCGGGCGGCAGGCTTCATGTTCAGTGCCGGATGGATGATCTGATTAATGTGTCAGGACTGAAGGTAGCTCCCTCCGAGGTGGAGGATGTCATCCGGAGGCTGGACGGCGTTCAGGAAGCTGTCGTGCACAAGGCTCCGCATCCCGTCTGGGGGGAAGCTGTCAAAGCTCGAATCGTTCGGAAGGGCGATGCGCTGTCACAGGAGGAGGTGAAGAGGTGGTGCGCGCGGTTTCTGCCTGCTTATAAAGTTCCGGGCTTTATTGCTTTTACGGAGGACATTCCGAAGACGAGTACAGGGAAGGTTATGCGAAAACAATTGGTAGAAGAGGAGTATGGTATTCATGGATAA
- the trxA gene encoding thioredoxin, protein MAIHHAKDSNFKEMVQAEGITVVNFWASWCGPCRMFAPVLEEFEKEADDSIKVIKINVDENPVTSSQFQIMSIPATLIFRDGKPLYKELGILPKDALRQLVASK, encoded by the coding sequence ATGGCTATTCATCACGCGAAAGATTCTAATTTTAAAGAGATGGTGCAAGCTGAAGGTATAACGGTAGTGAATTTTTGGGCCTCCTGGTGTGGTCCATGCAGAATGTTCGCCCCTGTTTTAGAGGAGTTTGAAAAGGAAGCAGATGATTCCATTAAAGTAATTAAAATTAATGTAGACGAAAATCCGGTGACCTCTTCACAATTTCAGATAATGAGCATACCGGCAACTCTTATATTCAGAGATGGAAAGCCCCTATATAAAGAATTAGGCATATTGCCGAAAGATGCCCTCCGGCAGCTTGTTGCCTCCAAATAA
- a CDS encoding dual specificity protein phosphatase family protein, whose translation MANYHELIEGKVYIGGENALLEALQEQEITDVFDLRDTGTKAEGFPDHVTRHHFPIVEDESGQEGSVQAAIQAVTAAVNSGKTVYFHCAGGRNRTGTVATGVLLELGHAANVEEAEALAKEKRPDINIKQDMREVLKGFYPSK comes from the coding sequence ATGGCGAATTATCATGAACTGATCGAAGGTAAAGTATACATCGGAGGGGAGAATGCACTGCTTGAGGCCCTGCAGGAGCAAGAGATTACGGATGTGTTTGACTTAAGGGATACCGGCACGAAGGCAGAAGGCTTTCCAGACCATGTGACCCGTCATCATTTTCCCATTGTAGAAGATGAGAGCGGCCAGGAAGGTTCAGTTCAAGCTGCAATCCAAGCGGTAACAGCAGCAGTAAACAGCGGGAAGACCGTGTATTTCCATTGCGCCGGCGGACGGAACCGTACGGGGACTGTGGCCACGGGAGTCCTGCTTGAACTTGGCCATGCTGCGAATGTAGAAGAGGCGGAAGCGTTGGCGAAAGAAAAACGTCCGGATATTAACATCAAGCAGGATATGCGTGAGGTATTGAAGGGGTTTTATCCATCCAAGTAA
- a CDS encoding acyl carrier protein, protein MDMMMNVNEQDIVQFVIDRVADLTSRPELAEELNGDAPLEDAGVDSVLLVNLMIQIEQQYDIFYEDDELLQENFATARLISQRILAKRAVKTGV, encoded by the coding sequence ATGGATATGATGATGAACGTGAATGAACAGGATATCGTACAATTCGTGATTGATCGGGTGGCCGATTTGACCTCCAGACCGGAGCTGGCGGAGGAATTGAATGGGGACGCACCGCTAGAGGATGCAGGCGTGGATTCGGTGCTGCTGGTCAACCTGATGATACAGATTGAACAGCAGTACGACATTTTTTACGAGGACGACGAGCTTCTACAGGAGAACTTCGCCACCGCGCGCTTGATCTCACAACGCATATTGGCCAAACGGGCCGTTAAAACCGGGGTTTGA
- a CDS encoding phosphopantetheine-binding protein has translation MDKEQTVSQLRQLMSEQLELSLPDVIKEEDRLYEDLNVDSIMVLQLVVCIEEVFNVTVPEEEMDPAVFQTVGSLVDFIHALKGEHIA, from the coding sequence ATGGATAAGGAACAAACGGTATCTCAATTGAGGCAGCTCATGTCCGAACAATTGGAGCTCTCTCTCCCGGACGTCATTAAAGAGGAAGACCGGCTGTACGAAGACTTAAACGTAGATTCGATCATGGTACTCCAATTGGTGGTATGCATCGAGGAAGTGTTCAACGTAACTGTGCCCGAGGAGGAGATGGATCCTGCCGTCTTCCAAACGGTCGGTTCTTTAGTCGATTTCATCCACGCCCTTAAGGGGGAGCACATCGCCTAA
- a CDS encoding glycosyltransferase family 4 protein, producing MSIIAGNLDLHAECRPRVGCFDGHSPRLNERVIDDQWTGYLAEYTELLRIPPVRFAKIFGGSLRQFSKQPMSSLPHASERLARLCEEYGIDTLYVNAPYFMPFLMLVRSFAKLPLRFMVIAHSVASARWLTTWLSCAPWITEQDVLLASTESCRQALVNLSPRYAHAYKIPLCIDTLLAAEPVRPLAGKRLLSIGRLEEVKNIHVLLEAMTEIKQRVPDTVLTIAGEYTGSMKEADRYKERLEAIVAEYRLEQTVEFTGPVHGSEKDRLFRESRLLVNLSTDPGETFGFNLLEAKAHGLPVVCTNWDGFRELLVDGEDGSFVQVDWSGEHPKIDLDGLVRNCTEVLLDEKLHDNLSQGARRNALKYDYRTIMPQIRRLLNAPLGQIAGEAEETALLESSMRTLNKIYHCSLLEATGCLSESSLSVLDWQSQGDTEEWMRRVKPIIQHFAGRNNHAHV from the coding sequence ATGTCTATCATCGCTGGAAACCTCGATTTGCATGCTGAGTGCAGACCTAGGGTGGGCTGCTTCGACGGCCATTCCCCTCGGTTGAACGAACGGGTGATTGATGACCAATGGACAGGGTATCTGGCTGAATATACGGAGCTCCTCCGCATTCCGCCGGTACGCTTTGCCAAGATCTTCGGGGGTTCGCTTCGCCAGTTCTCCAAGCAGCCGATGTCTTCGCTTCCGCATGCATCGGAGCGGCTGGCCCGATTATGCGAGGAATACGGAATCGATACGCTTTATGTGAACGCTCCTTATTTCATGCCTTTCTTGATGCTGGTTCGGAGCTTCGCCAAGCTTCCGCTTCGCTTCATGGTTATCGCCCATTCCGTCGCATCCGCCCGTTGGCTGACAACCTGGCTGTCCTGTGCGCCTTGGATTACAGAACAGGATGTGCTGCTTGCCAGTACGGAATCTTGCAGACAGGCACTGGTTAATCTCTCACCCCGGTATGCGCATGCCTATAAGATCCCGTTATGCATCGACACCTTGCTAGCTGCGGAGCCGGTTCGGCCGCTTGCCGGTAAACGTCTGTTATCCATCGGCCGGCTGGAAGAGGTAAAGAACATTCATGTGCTCTTAGAGGCTATGACGGAAATAAAGCAGCGTGTCCCGGACACTGTATTGACGATTGCCGGAGAATATACGGGGTCTATGAAGGAAGCTGACCGATATAAAGAACGGCTTGAAGCCATCGTAGCGGAATATAGACTGGAGCAAACTGTGGAGTTTACAGGTCCCGTCCACGGGAGTGAGAAAGACCGCCTGTTCCGGGAATCCAGGCTTCTGGTTAACCTCTCCACCGATCCGGGAGAGACGTTTGGCTTCAACCTCCTGGAAGCGAAAGCCCACGGTCTTCCTGTGGTCTGCACCAACTGGGACGGTTTCCGAGAGCTGCTTGTTGACGGCGAGGACGGTTCCTTCGTCCAGGTAGATTGGTCCGGTGAACATCCGAAGATAGATCTGGACGGGCTGGTTCGCAACTGCACCGAGGTTCTGCTGGATGAGAAGCTTCACGACAATCTCTCGCAAGGAGCGCGGCGCAACGCTCTAAAGTACGACTATCGAACCATCATGCCGCAGATCAGGAGGCTCCTGAATGCTCCCCTTGGACAGATAGCGGGTGAGGCGGAGGAGACCGCCCTGCTGGAATCTTCTATGAGAACGCTGAACAAAATCTATCATTGCAGCTTATTGGAAGCGACAGGCTGTTTGAGTGAATCGTCGCTGTCGGTTCTGGATTGGCAGTCGCAGGGTGACACGGAGGAATGGATGCGCAGGGTGAAGCCAATTATTCAACATTTTGCCGGGAGGAACAATCATGCACACGTTTAA
- a CDS encoding MATE family efflux transporter, translating to MNNHTDPLGVMPVGKLLLRFSIPAIIGVMVNSIYTLVDRLYVGRLGALAMTGIGLNFPFMSLITAFSFFIGVGASAMISIRLGQNRKEDAEKILGNSFSFLAILMILVSFFGLMFKVPILNLFGASNATIGYASDYITIILYGTIFQGIALGLNNIIRAEGNPTKSMLTMLLGTVLNIILDPIFIFSFDMGIKGAAWATLISQLVSSAWVIAHFVKGNSTLKLRMKNLVPSWRAFKEVASIGLSPFVMQIAATAVAILMNTGLKTYGGDIAIGAMTVINSVMIFFYMPVIGIAQGAQPIIGFNYGAKQYKRVRETLKLEMIIATAICVFAFLCTQFLTVPIIKAFSSETTLIQAASYGMRIMLMMTPLIGFQMVSSQYFQAIGKAKKATILGLLRQVILLVPLLVIMPHLFQLTGVWMASPIADFISCSITGIVLFRELKQLGKMEISSKGKTLVSYQSL from the coding sequence ATGAATAATCATACGGATCCGCTAGGCGTAATGCCAGTAGGCAAACTTTTATTGAGATTCTCAATACCGGCTATCATCGGCGTGATGGTTAATTCAATCTACACGCTAGTCGACCGGCTTTATGTTGGCCGGTTGGGCGCTCTCGCCATGACTGGGATTGGGCTTAATTTCCCATTTATGTCCTTGATTACGGCATTCAGTTTCTTCATTGGCGTAGGCGCGTCCGCAATGATTTCCATTCGGCTGGGCCAAAACCGCAAAGAGGATGCGGAAAAAATACTTGGCAATTCGTTTTCATTTCTGGCTATACTGATGATTCTCGTATCCTTTTTTGGACTGATGTTCAAGGTGCCAATACTCAACTTATTTGGGGCAAGTAATGCCACAATTGGTTATGCGTCAGACTATATAACAATTATCTTATATGGAACAATATTTCAGGGGATTGCCTTAGGGCTTAACAATATCATCCGGGCCGAAGGAAATCCCACAAAATCCATGTTAACCATGCTGCTAGGTACAGTGCTTAATATTATTCTTGACCCTATCTTTATATTTAGTTTCGATATGGGGATCAAAGGTGCTGCATGGGCCACGCTGATTTCGCAACTCGTATCCTCCGCATGGGTAATCGCGCATTTTGTAAAAGGAAATAGCACTTTGAAATTACGAATGAAAAATCTTGTGCCAAGCTGGAGGGCTTTCAAGGAGGTTGCGAGTATAGGACTATCCCCATTTGTTATGCAAATTGCCGCTACTGCCGTTGCTATATTGATGAACACCGGGTTGAAAACATACGGCGGCGATATAGCGATTGGGGCTATGACCGTAATCAACTCTGTTATGATTTTCTTTTACATGCCTGTTATTGGCATTGCACAGGGAGCTCAACCCATTATTGGATTCAATTACGGTGCGAAACAGTATAAACGGGTAAGGGAAACTCTGAAACTGGAAATGATAATTGCAACCGCCATTTGTGTATTTGCTTTCTTATGTACGCAATTTCTTACAGTGCCAATTATCAAGGCTTTTAGTAGCGAGACTACCTTGATTCAAGCGGCGTCTTATGGTATGCGGATAATGCTGATGATGACGCCGCTTATTGGCTTTCAAATGGTATCTTCGCAATATTTTCAGGCAATTGGCAAAGCAAAAAAAGCAACCATTTTAGGGCTTCTTCGCCAAGTAATTCTCCTTGTTCCGCTGCTCGTTATTATGCCTCACCTATTTCAATTGACAGGTGTTTGGATGGCAAGCCCTATCGCAGATTTTATTTCATGCTCAATAACCGGAATAGTTTTATTTCGGGAACTTAAACAACTTGGTAAAATGGAAATTTCCTCTAAAGGAAAAACTTTGGTCAGTTATCAAAGCTTATAA
- a CDS encoding ABC transporter ATP-binding protein produces the protein MHTFKLFRRLAPYVKIKWNLTLIAYVCTFLQLGLVMLQPLIFAYLIDHVLIGGNRKLIVPLLSLSLGIGVLSIVFLFIRVGLFRYLGICNTLDIRNELLKHVRQIPIPEIQKEGPGKFSALLGMDTATMGNFLNHILVEITSQLFMMLISLGILYYLDWRLGIVATVSIPFLLWVPGLFRNPVARYSSDVRTHNEEIGTYLYEAIESSQEIRALGLEGWERKRNETMYKGLVKASTRETLYAVMSFQISGFVISLILAAIYWIGSYQVLHQMLTVGMMVASVTYLQNALNPVQQINNYFRELQGAEVAMGRIEQFIQTPIDPYAENERKQVSPAREPELEATPSDIEVCSLRVGYGGTEILKDLSLSLSPGKVYAFVGRSGSGKSTLFRALIGMMPVLEGEIRIGGQNLEEMTRSAISRKVGIVFQEPYLFRGTLMENISVGKLDATEEMVMQAALNARLGSLLDQLPEGLNTKIDHKGFQLSGGQRQRLAIARVLLHNPDILILDEPTSALDQLTEIELMDSIRHAMAGKTVLVATHRLQTIMNADRILVMENGCLVAEGDHEELMKQSAEYYAMASTFERDTSVAGQASHKEGVLA, from the coding sequence ATGCACACGTTTAAACTGTTCCGACGTCTTGCTCCCTACGTGAAGATCAAATGGAATTTAACCTTGATCGCTTATGTTTGCACGTTCCTGCAATTGGGACTCGTCATGCTTCAGCCCTTAATCTTCGCCTATCTGATCGACCACGTGCTGATTGGCGGAAACCGTAAGCTGATTGTCCCGCTGCTTAGCCTTTCCTTGGGAATAGGTGTTCTCTCCATCGTGTTCCTGTTTATCCGGGTAGGTCTGTTCCGCTATCTGGGCATCTGTAATACGCTGGATATCCGGAACGAGCTGTTGAAGCATGTCCGGCAGATCCCCATTCCGGAAATCCAGAAGGAAGGACCCGGGAAATTCTCGGCCTTGCTCGGGATGGATACAGCTACGATGGGAAATTTCCTCAACCACATCCTGGTCGAGATTACCTCACAGCTGTTTATGATGCTGATATCCCTCGGAATCCTGTACTATTTGGACTGGCGGCTTGGCATCGTTGCGACGGTCAGCATCCCCTTCCTCTTATGGGTGCCAGGGCTATTCCGCAACCCTGTGGCGCGTTATTCGTCCGACGTTCGAACCCATAATGAAGAGATCGGAACCTATCTCTATGAAGCGATCGAAAGTTCGCAAGAAATCCGGGCTTTAGGACTAGAGGGATGGGAACGGAAGCGGAATGAAACGATGTACAAGGGGCTGGTGAAGGCCAGCACTCGGGAAACGCTGTATGCCGTTATGTCGTTTCAAATCAGTGGTTTCGTGATTAGCCTGATCCTGGCTGCCATCTATTGGATCGGCAGCTATCAGGTGCTCCACCAAATGTTGACCGTTGGCATGATGGTTGCTTCCGTAACCTATCTGCAAAACGCTCTGAATCCGGTACAGCAGATTAACAACTATTTCAGAGAGCTTCAAGGCGCGGAAGTTGCAATGGGCAGAATCGAGCAATTTATCCAGACCCCGATCGATCCCTATGCGGAAAACGAGAGGAAGCAGGTTTCGCCTGCAAGGGAGCCTGAGCTTGAAGCAACGCCGTCCGATATCGAAGTGTGCAGTCTGCGCGTCGGGTACGGTGGAACGGAAATCTTGAAGGATCTATCACTGTCGCTGTCTCCGGGCAAGGTTTATGCTTTCGTCGGGCGAAGCGGGTCTGGGAAATCCACCCTTTTCCGGGCGCTTATTGGGATGATGCCCGTTCTCGAAGGTGAAATTCGAATCGGCGGACAGAATCTGGAGGAGATGACCCGCAGCGCGATCAGCCGCAAGGTTGGCATCGTGTTCCAGGAGCCTTACTTGTTCCGGGGTACCCTTATGGAAAATATTTCTGTCGGGAAGCTGGACGCGACGGAGGAGATGGTCATGCAAGCAGCCCTGAATGCGCGGCTCGGATCTCTGCTGGATCAACTGCCGGAAGGACTCAACACGAAGATTGACCATAAAGGCTTCCAGCTGTCTGGCGGACAGCGGCAGAGGCTGGCTATTGCGCGTGTCCTCTTGCACAATCCCGATATTCTTATCCTGGACGAACCGACCTCCGCCTTGGACCAGCTTACGGAGATTGAACTCATGGATTCCATACGCCACGCCATGGCGGGCAAGACGGTTCTGGTAGCCACCCATCGCCTGCAAACCATTATGAACGCGGACCGTATTCTGGTGATGGAGAACGGTTGTCTGGTGGCGGAAGGCGACCACGAAGAGCTCATGAAGCAATCGGCTGAGTATTATGCTATGGCATCGACCTTCGAGCGCGATACATCTGTGGCTGGACAGGCATCTCATAAGGAGGGGGTACTGGCATGA
- a CDS encoding MarR family transcriptional regulator yields the protein MENVDLLRNSMRALDKNIGALEKTQLACCGATIGQCHAVMEIGLFGQISLIDLANVLNLDKSTMSRTVNGLVENEWIERITDPDNRRYIKLTLSPKGQILHDQISSVLNAYFGNIMKDIPENRREQVAESLELLIHALNKNNCC from the coding sequence ATGGAAAACGTTGATTTACTCCGTAATTCAATGAGAGCTCTGGATAAGAATATTGGAGCTTTGGAAAAAACTCAGCTTGCCTGTTGTGGCGCAACGATTGGACAATGTCATGCCGTCATGGAGATTGGGCTATTCGGGCAAATCTCACTCATCGATCTGGCCAATGTACTTAATCTTGATAAAAGTACAATGAGCAGAACGGTCAATGGTCTTGTCGAGAATGAATGGATTGAACGGATTACAGATCCGGATAACCGGCGGTATATAAAGCTAACGCTTTCCCCAAAGGGACAGATACTCCATGATCAAATCAGCTCCGTTCTGAACGCTTATTTCGGAAACATTATGAAGGATATCCCGGAGAATAGAAGGGAGCAGGTTGCAGAGAGCTTGGAACTGTTAATCCATGCACTAAATAAGAATAACTGCTGTTAG
- a CDS encoding DUF6005 family protein, with amino-acid sequence MKQAHCFLNGLGYGLEQAGWDERPLYIGAWDAPFSVTEDGKLTYFSADITPSEYLRLFTRLYGEGAVEWYDYGAEKLGNLKKFLEVLRRNPDLPVLVQLDLFHMPYQKRTFQTMHQPHFVIVHGMRGDQFVVYDRYFEWEGLVATSHVHDAFLSNELGGGLLLHPEWLHAPDVSEVARIFEDTIETDPGERSLTGMVRRRIMQTVESPDIYPPGALKDAVSQLGILAKRKYSYGLLYQYFLEALNQGTELYQEQLEGFIRMWSTLAYLAIRTSMPGRTREIGLLVDKVEQLHRTEQQLKEELIDVYHRWKPRFAC; translated from the coding sequence GTGAAACAAGCCCATTGCTTTCTGAACGGACTCGGTTATGGCTTGGAGCAAGCCGGGTGGGATGAACGTCCGCTCTATATCGGTGCTTGGGACGCGCCATTCAGCGTTACGGAGGACGGCAAGCTGACCTATTTCTCAGCGGACATCACGCCGTCCGAATATTTGCGTCTGTTCACCCGCCTCTACGGGGAAGGGGCCGTGGAGTGGTATGATTACGGGGCCGAAAAGCTAGGCAACCTGAAGAAGTTTCTGGAGGTCCTGCGGCGTAATCCGGATCTTCCTGTTTTGGTACAGCTCGACCTGTTTCATATGCCCTATCAAAAAAGAACGTTTCAAACCATGCATCAGCCCCATTTTGTCATCGTACACGGAATGCGGGGCGATCAATTCGTGGTATACGATCGCTATTTTGAATGGGAAGGGTTAGTGGCCACGAGCCATGTACACGATGCTTTTCTGAGCAATGAGTTGGGCGGGGGACTGCTGCTTCATCCCGAATGGCTCCATGCGCCGGACGTTAGCGAGGTGGCGAGAATCTTCGAGGATACGATAGAGACCGATCCGGGTGAACGATCGCTAACCGGCATGGTGAGGCGGAGGATTATGCAGACGGTGGAGTCGCCCGATATTTATCCGCCCGGGGCCTTGAAGGATGCTGTATCCCAGCTCGGCATCCTCGCCAAACGCAAATACAGCTACGGGCTGCTGTATCAATATTTTTTGGAAGCGCTTAATCAAGGGACGGAGCTGTATCAGGAGCAGCTGGAAGGATTCATAAGAATGTGGAGTACGCTCGCATACCTGGCGATCCGTACGTCCATGCCGGGACGAACCAGGGAAATCGGACTGCTGGTGGATAAGGTGGAGCAGCTGCACAGGACAGAGCAACAGCTGAAGGAGGAATTGATCGATGTCTATCATCGCTGGAAACCTCGATTTGCATGCTGA